In Luteitalea sp. TBR-22, one genomic interval encodes:
- the thiS gene encoding sulfur carrier protein ThiS yields the protein MTIQLNGERHELPEPLTVDALLSRLDIDPRRVAVELNELVVRKAAYAETVIREGDAVEVVNFVGGG from the coding sequence GTGACCATCCAGCTCAACGGCGAACGCCACGAACTCCCCGAACCGCTCACCGTCGACGCGCTGCTCTCGCGGCTCGACATCGACCCGCGACGCGTCGCCGTCGAACTCAACGAACTCGTCGTCAGGAAAGCCGCCTACGCCGAGACCGTGATTCGGGAGGGCGACGCGGTCGAAGTCGTCAATTTCGTGGGTGGGGGCTAG
- a CDS encoding cupin domain-containing protein: MPHPDEAFLHLENRHTGERLALRRLRRGDHEWLELRGTLPPRSEGPPLHVHHAEDEEGRVLAGTLSVLLDGRTFTVPAGGQARLPRGAAHRWWNAGDQLLRFEGVVTPIVDLDRYLQAMFEVLNASPAGRPSPFYLAHAALRHARTQQVLVMAPCLQPVLFRVIVAVGTVLGRYRGSDWPGCPARCTGAPTVEITGTDASSSP, from the coding sequence ATGCCCCACCCCGACGAGGCCTTCCTGCACCTGGAGAACCGCCACACAGGCGAGCGGCTGGCGTTGCGCCGATTGCGCCGCGGTGACCATGAGTGGCTCGAACTGCGGGGCACGCTGCCACCGCGCAGCGAGGGGCCGCCGCTGCACGTGCATCACGCCGAGGACGAGGAGGGGCGCGTGCTCGCCGGCACGCTGTCGGTCCTGCTGGATGGACGCACCTTCACTGTCCCGGCCGGCGGGCAGGCCCGATTGCCGCGCGGCGCCGCCCACCGGTGGTGGAATGCGGGCGATCAACTCCTGCGCTTCGAGGGCGTGGTCACGCCGATCGTCGACCTCGACCGCTACCTGCAGGCGATGTTCGAGGTACTCAACGCCAGCCCGGCCGGAAGGCCGTCGCCCTTCTATCTCGCGCATGCCGCGCTGCGGCACGCCAGGACGCAGCAGGTGCTGGTGATGGCGCCGTGCCTGCAGCCGGTGCTCTTCCGCGTCATCGTCGCGGTGGGGACCGTCCTCGGGCGGTACCGGGGGAGCGACTGGCCCGGCTGCCCGGCCCGGTGCACCGGGGCGCCGACCGTCGAGATCACCGGGACTGACGCCTCGTCCTCCCCGTGA